The following coding sequences lie in one Microbacterium sp. XT11 genomic window:
- a CDS encoding pyridoxal-phosphate dependent enzyme, whose product MRYAQHIADLVGHTPLVRLNAVTEGIRPTVLAKVEYANPGGSAKDRIAAAIIDAAERDGHLRPGGTIVEATSGNTGVGLALVALQRGYRMVFVVPDKFAGAKVATLRGFGAEVVITPTSVEPSDPRSYYSVAARLAAEIPGAFNPNQFANQNGPRGHFETTGPEIWDDTDGRVTHFVAGIGTGGTISGTGRFLKQASGGAVRVIGADPEGSIYSGGPIHGYHVEGVGEDFFPQTFDASVVDAYERVSDAESFAMTRRLAAEEGLFVGGSSGMAVVAALRTAAALTEDDVVVVLLPDHGRGYLDKLYDDAWLRERGFAAPERSEHPAVTEVRAFLASAD is encoded by the coding sequence CCTCGCGAAGGTGGAGTACGCCAACCCCGGAGGTTCGGCCAAAGACCGCATCGCGGCCGCGATCATCGACGCGGCGGAACGCGACGGCCATCTCCGCCCCGGCGGCACGATCGTGGAGGCCACCAGCGGCAACACCGGCGTCGGCCTCGCCCTCGTCGCCCTCCAGCGGGGGTACCGCATGGTGTTCGTCGTCCCCGACAAGTTCGCCGGTGCCAAGGTCGCGACCCTGCGAGGGTTCGGCGCCGAGGTCGTGATCACCCCGACGAGCGTCGAGCCTTCCGACCCGCGTTCGTACTACAGCGTCGCGGCGCGGCTCGCAGCCGAGATCCCCGGAGCGTTCAACCCCAATCAGTTCGCGAATCAGAACGGCCCGCGCGGACACTTCGAGACGACCGGCCCCGAGATCTGGGACGACACGGACGGGCGCGTGACCCACTTCGTCGCAGGCATCGGCACGGGCGGCACGATCAGCGGCACCGGGCGGTTCCTCAAGCAGGCGAGCGGGGGAGCCGTTCGCGTGATCGGCGCCGACCCCGAGGGGTCGATCTATTCCGGGGGTCCCATCCACGGGTATCACGTCGAGGGTGTGGGCGAGGACTTCTTCCCGCAGACGTTCGACGCGAGCGTGGTCGACGCGTACGAACGGGTGTCGGATGCCGAGTCGTTCGCGATGACCCGTCGGCTCGCCGCGGAAGAGGGGCTCTTCGTCGGCGGTTCGAGCGGCATGGCGGTGGTCGCCGCGCTGCGCACGGCCGCAGCCCTCACGGAGGACGATGTGGTGGTCGTGCTCCTCCCCGACCACGGCCGCGGCTACCTCGACAAGCTCTACGACGACGCATGGCTCCGCGAGCGCGGGTTCGCGGCGCCGGAGCGCTCCGAGCATCCGGCCGTCACCGAGGTGCGGGCGTTCCTCGCTTCGGCGGACTGA